One window from the genome of Synechococcus sp. PROS-7-1 encodes:
- a CDS encoding tyrosinase family protein → MNFAQLLSRFAEPESRSLETSNSERVRHNVETPDGAKALALFEKAVGLMKEKSALNPGDPLGWTYQAGIHGLWNLDVEQPEAFNVQQSERFVDFAVENGFDTRENMLNGDTVLNNCTHFAGFWNGSRNSIVQRTTVSDGAPANFMAWHRLYLQYFEEIARENLRLSGDPDAETWALPYWAYLNEEQTVMPKLLRDPESSLYTPYRNPGFNAGTSINDLGVGDIQPASWSSTALKGLGATGYLSMGTRIEYTPHNQFHRLSGLDGGLFPDGDGLMLPPGSAAFDPVFWIHHSFIDKIWSAYNKKDNAFYAFEYEFDQTPWNYAFLTPSRDGSLQKDVVSSWGDDSPNVISKIYNPDYSYDYFGALSNPVDEAGPNKVLSILQSPAFRPIVSDIDWGIDAEARSAVVQDGRELSYFQSVIPLTIDGRQLTYEAYRGFAGEDAPFNLVANINFKLPSPPAFARFVLTTKDIVEDVSFEEITFFDIIRRNRGLFVQDMPMGSMSMPMAKTATMDFGYSDYSFFGNPNIDTDDLVAPGDEMVLLMLSDSADTSVQSLSLGLTENLNKASTRDSDFDSAAYFSQFPELLLNREATEDPEGYYNANDKPRGVVAPEVNFRAAALGMAYLAENPDLIEQLESSSPYVAVADYLDQGLKQGRSLGDGALRSSRNYFRRDRESDAVILDLTLLPLDGEAVVDVVTGREADFDSTLGFYRVVDDLGTVVVDGVRYQPGHADYARMATSNGNRFDPLTGFSASQERAERSTGIGLTADTGRLAPFAVVNDQTLFTFAEANADGLNHFRVLAPNTLGFEDFFAGGDTDFDDALASFRFTLPGADELLLA, encoded by the coding sequence GTGAATTTCGCGCAACTTCTGTCCAGGTTTGCAGAGCCTGAAAGCCGCAGTCTTGAAACTTCGAATTCAGAACGGGTGCGTCACAATGTTGAGACGCCAGATGGAGCAAAGGCGCTTGCTCTGTTTGAGAAAGCTGTCGGGTTGATGAAGGAGAAGTCGGCTCTGAATCCAGGTGACCCACTGGGGTGGACCTACCAGGCTGGGATTCATGGTCTCTGGAATCTGGATGTTGAACAACCAGAGGCATTTAATGTTCAACAAAGCGAGAGATTTGTCGATTTTGCTGTAGAGAATGGATTTGATACCCGCGAAAATATGTTGAATGGAGATACGGTTCTTAATAACTGCACTCACTTCGCTGGTTTTTGGAATGGCTCTCGGAATTCGATTGTGCAAAGAACGACAGTCAGTGACGGAGCTCCTGCTAATTTCATGGCCTGGCATCGCTTGTATCTTCAGTATTTTGAGGAAATCGCCAGGGAAAATCTGCGGCTGAGCGGTGATCCTGATGCGGAAACATGGGCTCTTCCCTACTGGGCTTACTTAAACGAAGAGCAGACAGTGATGCCCAAGCTTCTTCGTGATCCAGAGTCGTCGTTGTATACCCCATACCGCAATCCCGGCTTCAATGCAGGGACGTCAATCAATGATCTTGGCGTTGGAGACATACAACCTGCATCCTGGTCTAGCACGGCTTTAAAGGGTTTGGGTGCAACTGGTTACTTGTCAATGGGAACACGGATTGAATATACCCCACACAATCAATTTCATCGGTTGTCTGGGTTGGATGGAGGCCTTTTCCCTGATGGAGATGGTCTGATGTTGCCCCCAGGGTCAGCCGCTTTCGATCCTGTTTTCTGGATCCATCATTCATTTATTGACAAAATCTGGAGCGCCTATAATAAGAAAGACAATGCTTTTTATGCATTTGAGTATGAATTTGACCAAACACCCTGGAACTATGCTTTTCTGACGCCTTCGCGAGATGGCAGTCTTCAAAAGGACGTGGTGTCGTCTTGGGGTGATGACTCGCCGAATGTCATCAGTAAAATCTACAATCCCGATTATTCGTACGACTATTTCGGAGCGCTTTCTAATCCTGTTGATGAAGCGGGTCCCAACAAAGTTCTGTCCATCCTTCAGTCTCCAGCGTTCCGGCCGATCGTCTCTGATATTGATTGGGGTATCGACGCCGAGGCGCGGTCAGCTGTTGTTCAAGACGGTCGTGAGCTGAGTTATTTTCAGTCGGTTATTCCCCTGACGATTGACGGACGCCAGCTGACCTACGAAGCCTATAGAGGTTTCGCTGGGGAAGATGCACCCTTTAATCTTGTCGCCAATATCAATTTCAAGTTGCCCTCTCCGCCAGCCTTTGCAAGATTTGTGTTGACGACTAAAGATATTGTGGAGGATGTGTCGTTCGAGGAGATTACATTCTTCGATATCATTAGACGAAACCGTGGTCTGTTCGTTCAGGATATGCCGATGGGCTCCATGTCGATGCCAATGGCTAAAACTGCAACGATGGATTTTGGATATAGTGATTATTCTTTCTTTGGTAATCCTAATATCGACACTGATGATCTCGTTGCTCCTGGTGATGAGATGGTCCTGCTGATGCTTTCCGATTCTGCTGACACTTCTGTGCAGTCTTTGTCGTTGGGGTTAACGGAAAATCTCAACAAAGCCTCAACCCGGGATTCGGATTTTGATTCTGCAGCCTATTTCTCTCAGTTCCCCGAGTTGCTGTTGAACCGTGAGGCAACCGAAGATCCAGAAGGGTATTACAACGCGAATGACAAGCCTCGCGGTGTGGTGGCTCCCGAAGTTAATTTCCGCGCCGCCGCTCTTGGCATGGCTTATCTCGCGGAAAATCCCGATTTGATCGAGCAATTGGAGAGTTCTTCTCCCTATGTGGCCGTTGCTGATTATCTCGATCAAGGCCTTAAGCAAGGGCGCTCACTCGGTGATGGGGCTTTGCGTTCTTCTCGGAACTATTTTCGCCGCGATCGTGAGTCGGATGCCGTGATTCTTGATCTCACATTGTTGCCTTTGGATGGTGAAGCAGTGGTGGATGTGGTGACAGGGCGTGAAGCTGATTTCGACTCGACGCTTGGTTTTTATCGCGTTGTTGATGATCTTGGCACGGTCGTGGTTGATGGAGTTCGTTATCAACCGGGTCACGCGGACTATGCGCGCATGGCAACCAGTAACGGCAATCGATTCGATCCGCTCACTGGTTTCAGTGCCAGTCAAGAGCGTGCAGAGCGCAGCACGGGGATTGGGTTGACTGCGGATACAGGCCGACTCGCCCCCTTTGCTGTTGTGAACGATCAAACATTGTTCACTTTCGCGGAGGCCAATGCAGACGGGCTTAACCATTTTCGTGTTCTCGCGCCCAATACACTCGGCTTTGAAGATTTCTTTGCTGGCGGTGATACCGACTTTGATGATGCGTTGGCATCCTTCCGTTTCACATTGCCAGGCGCTGATGAATTGCTGTTGGCATGA
- a CDS encoding SDR family NAD(P)-dependent oxidoreductase: MKRILITGASSGIGLDAARRLVSSGHQLTLLCRSSERGQQTHAQLVAAGATPGQVTCLVADLADLRSVQSACDQLLDRGEAFDALVLNAGQQRAGVSAPVWSSQGIEITFAVNQLAHQLIATDLLPLLRAGSQPRVVITASDVHNPATGGGRVGQPADLGDLAGLRAGAGFVMLDGNARFDGDKAYKDSKLCNVLLGLELNRQLAGALPVLTWSPGLVIQRSREGFFRYNRQSNPVGMALFALVARDLLRVTESVATAGGLLADLITDSAYASPGFSYWSNRLVRPGMHRFSAVQTSAAAADLAKAGELWRLSEALIRTALAPH; this comes from the coding sequence ATGAAGCGGATCCTGATCACCGGGGCTAGTTCCGGCATTGGCTTGGACGCCGCCCGCCGGTTGGTCTCCAGTGGTCATCAACTCACGCTCCTCTGCCGCAGCTCTGAGCGCGGCCAGCAGACGCACGCGCAATTGGTCGCAGCCGGTGCAACGCCCGGTCAGGTGACCTGCCTCGTTGCCGATCTGGCCGACCTGCGCAGTGTGCAGAGTGCCTGCGATCAGCTGCTGGATCGGGGTGAAGCCTTCGACGCTCTGGTGCTGAATGCCGGGCAGCAACGGGCGGGGGTCTCAGCGCCGGTGTGGTCGTCTCAGGGCATCGAAATCACCTTTGCTGTGAATCAGCTGGCCCACCAGCTGATCGCCACGGACTTGCTGCCGTTGTTGCGGGCTGGATCGCAGCCGCGGGTGGTGATCACCGCCTCTGATGTGCACAACCCTGCCACTGGCGGCGGGCGCGTGGGACAACCGGCGGATCTGGGTGACTTGGCAGGACTGCGGGCCGGTGCCGGTTTTGTGATGCTGGATGGCAACGCCCGTTTTGATGGCGACAAGGCTTACAAAGACAGCAAACTCTGCAATGTGTTGCTGGGGCTTGAACTCAACCGCCAGCTCGCGGGCGCCCTGCCTGTGCTCACCTGGAGCCCGGGGTTGGTGATCCAGCGCAGCCGTGAGGGTTTCTTCCGCTACAACCGCCAGAGCAATCCTGTGGGGATGGCGTTGTTCGCGTTGGTGGCGCGCGATCTGCTGCGGGTGACGGAATCGGTTGCAACGGCTGGCGGTTTGCTGGCGGATCTGATCACAGACTCTGCCTACGCTTCCCCTGGATTCAGCTACTGGAGCAACCGGTTGGTGCGCCCCGGCATGCATCGTTTTTCTGCCGTTCAGACCAGTGCTGCGGCAGCCGATCTGGCCAAGGCTGGTGAGCTGTGGCGTCTCTCGGAGGCGTTGATCCGCACGGCGTTGGCGCCACACTGA
- a CDS encoding alpha-keto acid decarboxylase family protein, giving the protein MPPSVVTYVLDRLADLGIGHVFGVPGDYSFPLNDAVEVHPRLQWVPSANELNAAYAADGYARRRGAAIVCTTYGVGELSALNGVMGSMAERLPVFHLVGTPSVRIVRQGLICHHTLGDTRYDRFEAISAAAGCVSARLTPENVVVELERVIDKALEDSRPAYLTVPMDLALMPITGTPIQGTPIGSIDQHASVAVELDAVLDLVMERLAEATRPLVMPTVTLKRFGLVETFATFLEVSGLAYATTPMDKALLSEGHPAFLGMYNGARSTPAALQGVVEGADVLLDVGGLVMEDLNTGLWSGHLDSRRVISLHADWVQAGDQVFTSVSLSEVLAGLIKRFKASDAKPSQWGEQRPVQPEPLMPLAGEGDQPTASANVYPRLQRFLRPTDLLMSDTGTSLLKLNAMRLPDGVAIETQTLWGSIGWATPAALGCALADAERRVVLVTGDGAHQLTVQEIGVMGFTGVKPVVIVLNNGLYGVEALLSETGHAYNDLPPWRYAQLPEAFGCQGWWCGQASTVAELEQALAAINAHDGAAYLEVSIPAEESQPLPEAMIETLHQTATP; this is encoded by the coding sequence ATGCCTCCTTCGGTTGTCACTTACGTGTTGGATCGGCTTGCGGATCTCGGCATTGGTCATGTGTTCGGTGTGCCTGGGGACTATTCCTTCCCTTTGAATGACGCTGTGGAAGTGCATCCGCGGCTGCAGTGGGTGCCATCAGCCAATGAATTGAATGCGGCCTACGCCGCCGATGGTTACGCCCGTCGCCGTGGTGCCGCAATCGTCTGCACCACCTACGGCGTGGGTGAACTCAGTGCCCTCAATGGCGTGATGGGCTCCATGGCTGAGCGACTGCCCGTGTTTCACCTGGTGGGAACCCCGAGTGTGCGCATCGTGCGTCAGGGACTGATCTGTCATCACACCCTTGGTGACACGCGCTACGACCGCTTCGAGGCGATCTCGGCTGCAGCCGGTTGTGTGAGTGCGCGGCTAACTCCGGAGAACGTGGTGGTGGAGTTGGAGCGGGTGATCGACAAAGCCCTGGAGGACTCCAGGCCGGCCTATCTCACCGTGCCCATGGACCTGGCTCTGATGCCGATCACCGGTACGCCGATTCAGGGCACACCCATCGGCAGCATCGATCAACACGCCAGCGTGGCGGTGGAGCTGGACGCCGTGCTCGATCTGGTGATGGAGCGTCTCGCTGAGGCCACCCGTCCGCTGGTGATGCCCACGGTCACCCTCAAGCGTTTCGGACTGGTGGAGACGTTTGCAACGTTCCTCGAGGTTTCGGGCTTGGCCTATGCCACCACGCCGATGGACAAGGCCCTGCTCAGTGAAGGGCATCCCGCTTTTCTGGGGATGTACAACGGTGCGCGTTCCACCCCTGCCGCTCTGCAGGGTGTGGTGGAAGGGGCTGATGTCCTTCTTGATGTGGGCGGCCTGGTGATGGAGGACCTCAACACCGGTCTCTGGAGTGGGCATCTGGACAGCCGCCGGGTGATCTCTCTGCATGCCGACTGGGTGCAGGCCGGGGATCAGGTGTTCACCAGCGTGAGCCTCAGCGAAGTGCTGGCTGGGCTGATCAAGCGCTTTAAGGCCTCGGATGCCAAACCGAGTCAGTGGGGGGAGCAGCGGCCGGTGCAGCCCGAGCCCCTGATGCCTCTCGCCGGTGAGGGGGATCAACCCACGGCATCGGCCAATGTTTATCCGCGCCTGCAGCGGTTCCTGCGGCCCACGGATCTGTTGATGTCAGACACCGGCACCTCTCTGCTCAAGCTCAATGCCATGCGTCTGCCGGATGGGGTGGCCATCGAAACGCAGACTCTCTGGGGATCGATCGGCTGGGCAACGCCTGCCGCCCTGGGGTGTGCCCTGGCCGATGCCGAGCGTCGGGTGGTGCTGGTCACCGGTGATGGGGCGCACCAACTCACGGTGCAGGAGATCGGGGTGATGGGCTTCACCGGGGTGAAGCCGGTGGTGATCGTGCTCAACAACGGTCTCTATGGGGTGGAGGCTCTGCTCAGCGAAACCGGACATGCCTACAACGATCTGCCTCCCTGGCGTTATGCCCAGCTTCCCGAGGCCTTCGGTTGCCAGGGATGGTGGTGCGGGCAGGC